In Rheinheimera sp. MM224, one DNA window encodes the following:
- a CDS encoding LytR/AlgR family response regulator transcription factor — MSSVRLLNTLIVDDEPAAIEGLRLRLEAFPQIRVIGEANSVAEAITLINVQTPDLIFLDIEMPEQSGFDLIRQLQPELCPAIVFVTAFHQHAVKAFEVRALDYLLKPVKRERLAEAITRVSELTTNRADKAQLLAAVAELSKEEQEQKTEGYADKNTEAVEPQYCIERQKLVIQDGRNPIQLIPYQDIIWIDAAGDYMCVHTKVETYVMRARLKSLIDERLPDVFVRIHKSTVVNLTYIEKLQPLCNSEYNAVLHNQKVLKVSRTYARALKQRLLG, encoded by the coding sequence GTGAGCAGTGTAAGACTATTAAACACGCTGATCGTGGATGACGAGCCTGCCGCCATTGAAGGCCTGCGATTGCGGCTGGAAGCATTTCCGCAAATTCGGGTGATTGGGGAAGCGAACAGCGTCGCTGAAGCTATCACTTTGATCAATGTCCAGACACCTGATCTGATTTTTCTGGATATTGAAATGCCAGAGCAAAGCGGTTTTGATCTGATCCGGCAACTTCAACCCGAACTTTGCCCGGCCATAGTTTTTGTCACCGCCTTTCACCAACACGCGGTAAAAGCCTTTGAAGTGCGAGCCCTTGATTACTTATTAAAACCGGTCAAACGTGAACGTTTAGCTGAAGCCATAACCAGGGTAAGTGAATTAACAACCAACAGAGCCGACAAAGCACAGCTGCTTGCTGCTGTAGCCGAACTAAGCAAAGAAGAGCAGGAGCAGAAAACAGAGGGCTATGCAGATAAAAATACAGAAGCCGTTGAGCCGCAATATTGTATAGAAAGGCAAAAACTGGTGATCCAGGACGGACGTAATCCAATTCAGTTGATCCCTTATCAGGACATTATCTGGATTGACGCCGCTGGTGATTATATGTGTGTGCATACCAAAGTTGAGACTTACGTGATGCGTGCCCGGCTAAAAAGCCTGATTGATGAGCGCTTACCTGACGTCTTTGTCCGCATTCATAAATCAACTGTAGTGAACCTGACTTATATCGAAAAACTACAACCGCTCTGTAACTCCGAATACAACGCCGTATTGCACAATCAAAAGGTGCTGAAGGTCAGCCGCACTTATGCCAGAGCGCTGAAGCAGAGGTTGTTGGGGTAG
- a CDS encoding GlxA family transcriptional regulator: protein MHSIGILVFPGFQIMSLAIASAFEMANRGLQKDAYRLKLISEQGGLIRSSIGFEVATEAMDQYKFDTLFVGAGADLDQATEPVCLYLQSSLTWVRRLAAPCTAAFVLAQAGILDGRKATTHWFYAQKLQQNYPAVKVEQDKIYLSDGPVWTSAGMTAAIDLAIALIEADHGVELARSVARKLVVYHQRAGGQSQFSTLIDLQPRSDRIQKALNFARQNLKSELSVEALAEAAHISPRQFSRIFTAETGVPPAKAIEKLRVEMARLMMEESNHPLDVIAIETGFGDRDRMRRSFLRIVGQVPQAMRKQVKV from the coding sequence ATGCACAGCATAGGTATATTGGTATTTCCTGGCTTTCAGATCATGAGCTTGGCTATTGCTTCTGCTTTTGAGATGGCCAATCGTGGCTTGCAAAAGGACGCTTACAGGTTGAAATTAATTTCGGAGCAGGGTGGGTTAATCCGCTCTTCTATTGGCTTTGAAGTGGCAACAGAAGCCATGGATCAGTACAAGTTTGATACCTTATTTGTTGGGGCTGGTGCTGATCTTGATCAAGCCACAGAGCCGGTTTGTCTATATCTGCAATCTTCTCTGACCTGGGTTCGACGCTTAGCCGCACCTTGCACCGCTGCTTTTGTATTGGCTCAGGCTGGTATTCTTGATGGCCGTAAAGCCACCACACATTGGTTTTACGCGCAAAAATTGCAGCAAAATTATCCTGCAGTAAAAGTAGAACAGGACAAAATTTATCTGTCCGACGGGCCTGTCTGGACGTCGGCTGGTATGACTGCAGCCATAGATTTAGCTATTGCATTGATTGAAGCCGACCATGGCGTTGAACTCGCCAGAAGTGTTGCCAGAAAACTGGTGGTTTATCATCAAAGAGCCGGAGGACAATCGCAGTTTTCCACCTTGATTGACTTGCAACCCCGCTCTGACCGTATTCAAAAAGCACTGAATTTTGCCAGACAAAACCTGAAGTCTGAATTGTCTGTAGAGGCTTTGGCAGAGGCCGCACACATTAGCCCACGGCAGTTCAGCCGCATTTTTACCGCAGAAACCGGTGTGCCACCAGCCAAAGCCATTGAGAAACTCAGAGTGGAAATGGCCAGACTGATGATGGAAGAAAGCAACCATCCGCTGGATGTAATTGCCATCGAAACAGGCTTTGGTGACAGAGACAGAATGAGACGCTCTTTTCTGCGCATAGTGGGGCAGGTGCCTCAGGCGATGAGAAAGCAGGTCAAGGTGTGA
- a CDS encoding zinc-ribbon domain-containing protein, which yields MGWVSFSKKAGRCLACNPAAIDWTLIVVAQKSNGGNAISQLYVNHPRYGNSPIPSEYSFTDTEIRSGHWRYSSLKYFANTAIPAVISKQNFAVSPRAVYVDIEEKCQICGCLFLFFALEQKWWFEELQFWVDSHCTRCIHCRRADRETRAMQKRYQRLVQQSELTQEESEQLNVIRSELYQRGYIRHLSKRRDAC from the coding sequence TTGGGTTGGGTATCATTTAGCAAAAAAGCTGGGCGATGTTTAGCGTGCAACCCAGCTGCAATTGACTGGACTTTGATTGTCGTCGCACAAAAATCCAATGGAGGGAATGCTATTAGCCAGTTATATGTCAATCATCCAAGGTATGGGAACAGCCCCATTCCTTCTGAATATTCCTTTACTGATACAGAGATACGAAGTGGACACTGGCGATATTCCAGCCTGAAGTATTTTGCCAATACAGCCATCCCTGCCGTGATCAGTAAGCAGAACTTCGCCGTTTCCCCCAGGGCCGTTTACGTTGATATTGAAGAAAAATGCCAGATTTGCGGTTGTCTTTTTCTATTTTTTGCGTTGGAGCAAAAGTGGTGGTTTGAAGAACTGCAATTTTGGGTAGACTCGCATTGTACCCGCTGCATCCATTGCAGACGCGCGGACAGGGAAACCAGAGCCATGCAGAAACGCTATCAAAGACTCGTTCAGCAAAGCGAATTAACACAAGAGGAGTCAGAGCAGCTCAACGTCATTAGATCAGAGTTATACCAACGCGGCTATATTCGACATCTCAGCAAGCGCAGAGATGCTTGCTAA
- a CDS encoding DUF2798 domain-containing protein has translation MSTVTKSRNLKSRVVFAFLMSLITTSVVVFVTVWSQLGWSEAFFQKWLSIFCIDYPVVVVMVLFFGPRLQQRFFIFKAGSPHPTKASLLRFALVMASLTVSAACFVGLLLNLGLSSQLFHNFIQVFPFAYLTAIPFILLLAPRLQARVDLWLN, from the coding sequence ATGAGTACAGTGACCAAAAGCCGTAATCTGAAAAGCCGGGTTGTGTTTGCCTTTTTGATGTCGCTAATCACCACATCAGTAGTGGTCTTTGTCACAGTCTGGTCACAGCTGGGTTGGTCTGAGGCGTTTTTCCAGAAATGGCTTAGCATATTCTGCATCGACTATCCTGTGGTGGTAGTGATGGTTCTCTTTTTTGGCCCGAGGTTACAACAACGTTTTTTCATTTTTAAAGCGGGCTCACCACATCCCACCAAAGCCAGCCTGCTCCGTTTTGCTTTGGTGATGGCAAGTTTGACTGTGTCAGCCGCTTGTTTTGTTGGTTTGTTGCTTAATCTGGGCCTGAGCTCGCAACTATTCCATAACTTTATTCAGGTATTTCCTTTTGCTTACCTCACTGCTATTCCGTTTATTTTATTGCTGGCGCCAAGGCTGCAGGCTCGCGTGGATCTATGGCTGAATTAA
- a CDS encoding glycoside hydrolase family 3 protein, whose translation MISNKSTKTLIKTLHKKQKVALLGLALVTAAQATAADTQAGNKAEVRTAQAAALPQTVQWPYVNTGLKRDPEMEKLLDQILARMTLQQKVAQMIQPEIGYMSLAQMRKYGFGSYLNGGNTAPYGQKQATAEVWLKYADEMYEASVDAKQDGSRIPTIWGTDAMHGHSNVYGATLFPHNIGLGAAHDPELVHRIGVATAKEVAVTGIEWSFAPTVAVVRDDRWGRTYESYSEDPAIVKAYAGQMVSGLQGTLNKDFLQGFGRIATAKHFVGDGGTEKGIDRGDTLIDEQGLRDIHAAGYMTAIQAGVQSVMVSFNSWNGVRLHGHKYMLTEVLKNQMGFDGFVVTDWNGHKFVEGCDLEQCAGAINAGVDVLMVPEHFEAFYHNTIRQVEQGIIPQARIDDAVRRFLRAKIRWGLLERGKPSSRVESAQMAVFNSQEHKELAREAVRKSLVLLKNNQKVLPLSPKSQVLVAGDGADNIAKQAGGWSVSWQGTDNTNADFPNATSVYQGIRQQVEAAGGKVELAVDGNYSKKPDVAVVVIGENPYAEWFGDIQQLEYQHGDKRDLALIKKLKQQGIPVVTVFLTGRPLWTNKELNASDAFVVAWLPGSEGQGVADVLFADTQGKARYDFQGKLSFSWPRFDHQFVLNKGDTNYDPLFAYGYGLTYADHKELGQFSEQVSAATAAGSDDGIQPLFLRNLTADMAWVLADASAAGSENTATLITTPFGVSLDGKSLAMQSVNLSYQEDGRQLRWNAASKASASLRYIKPVAASKYNTAKALRFSIRFDQQVPTELNLAVLCDQQGACQRQLSLTEPLAHLKPGVWHTVELALDCAAVSSAKEISDAVLFSSSGQHSLAVADIVLSAQKSTEAAAKDFVLIGCAN comes from the coding sequence ATGATCAGTAACAAGAGCACTAAAACTCTTATTAAAACCCTCCACAAAAAGCAAAAAGTGGCATTGCTGGGCTTAGCGCTGGTAACTGCGGCTCAAGCCACAGCCGCTGACACTCAGGCAGGAAACAAGGCCGAAGTAAGAACTGCCCAGGCTGCCGCTTTACCGCAAACAGTGCAGTGGCCTTATGTCAATACCGGCTTAAAGCGTGACCCAGAGATGGAAAAACTGCTGGACCAGATCCTGGCCCGCATGACACTGCAGCAAAAAGTGGCGCAGATGATCCAGCCGGAAATTGGTTATATGTCTTTGGCGCAAATGCGCAAGTATGGCTTCGGCTCTTACCTGAATGGCGGCAATACAGCGCCTTATGGTCAAAAACAAGCAACGGCTGAAGTCTGGTTAAAATACGCCGACGAAATGTATGAGGCCTCTGTTGATGCGAAACAAGATGGCAGCCGTATTCCGACTATTTGGGGCACAGACGCTATGCATGGCCATAGCAATGTCTATGGCGCTACCTTGTTTCCACACAATATAGGTTTGGGCGCTGCCCATGATCCGGAATTGGTGCACCGTATAGGTGTGGCTACCGCCAAAGAAGTCGCGGTCACAGGTATTGAATGGAGCTTTGCGCCTACAGTGGCTGTGGTGCGGGATGACCGTTGGGGTCGTACTTACGAGAGTTATTCTGAAGACCCTGCCATAGTCAAAGCTTATGCTGGCCAGATGGTGTCAGGTTTGCAGGGCACTCTGAACAAAGATTTTCTGCAGGGTTTTGGCCGTATCGCCACCGCCAAACACTTTGTTGGCGACGGCGGCACTGAAAAAGGCATAGACCGCGGTGACACCCTGATTGATGAACAAGGCCTGCGTGATATTCATGCGGCAGGTTATATGACGGCCATTCAGGCTGGTGTGCAGTCTGTGATGGTGTCTTTTAACAGCTGGAATGGTGTGCGCTTGCATGGTCACAAATACATGCTGACCGAGGTGCTGAAAAACCAAATGGGTTTTGATGGTTTTGTGGTCACTGACTGGAACGGCCATAAGTTTGTCGAAGGCTGCGATCTGGAGCAGTGTGCCGGTGCTATTAATGCCGGTGTGGACGTGCTGATGGTGCCTGAGCACTTCGAAGCTTTTTACCACAACACCATTCGTCAGGTGGAGCAGGGCATTATTCCGCAAGCGCGGATTGATGATGCAGTGCGCCGCTTTTTACGGGCAAAAATTCGCTGGGGCCTGCTGGAGCGTGGTAAACCGTCCAGCCGGGTTGAATCTGCTCAAATGGCTGTATTTAACAGTCAGGAGCATAAAGAATTAGCACGGGAAGCGGTGCGAAAATCTTTGGTGCTGTTAAAAAACAACCAAAAAGTACTGCCATTATCACCAAAAAGCCAGGTGCTGGTGGCTGGTGATGGCGCAGATAACATAGCGAAACAAGCAGGTGGCTGGAGCGTGTCCTGGCAGGGCACAGACAATACCAATGCCGATTTTCCCAATGCCACTTCTGTTTATCAGGGCATACGTCAGCAGGTAGAAGCCGCTGGTGGCAAAGTGGAGCTGGCGGTGGATGGCAACTACAGCAAAAAACCTGATGTAGCAGTAGTGGTTATAGGTGAAAACCCTTATGCCGAATGGTTTGGTGATATTCAGCAGCTGGAATACCAGCATGGCGACAAACGCGATTTAGCCTTGATCAAAAAGCTAAAACAACAAGGTATTCCAGTGGTGACGGTATTTTTAACAGGTCGGCCGCTGTGGACCAATAAAGAGCTGAACGCATCGGACGCCTTTGTGGTGGCCTGGTTGCCTGGCTCAGAAGGACAAGGCGTGGCTGATGTGTTGTTTGCTGATACTCAGGGCAAAGCCCGTTATGATTTTCAGGGTAAACTGAGTTTTTCCTGGCCACGTTTTGACCATCAGTTTGTATTGAACAAAGGCGATACCAACTATGACCCACTGTTTGCTTATGGTTATGGTTTAACCTACGCCGACCACAAAGAACTGGGCCAATTCTCTGAGCAGGTATCTGCTGCCACAGCAGCAGGTTCTGATGATGGTATTCAGCCGCTGTTTTTACGCAACTTAACTGCAGATATGGCCTGGGTGTTAGCGGACGCCAGCGCAGCGGGCTCAGAAAACACAGCTACTTTGATTACTACACCTTTTGGTGTCAGCTTAGATGGCAAAAGTTTAGCTATGCAGTCGGTGAACTTGTCCTATCAGGAGGATGGACGTCAGTTGCGCTGGAATGCTGCGTCAAAGGCATCAGCCAGCCTGCGTTATATCAAGCCGGTTGCTGCATCCAAATACAACACAGCCAAAGCACTGCGTTTTAGCATACGTTTTGACCAGCAAGTACCAACAGAACTAAATCTTGCCGTGCTTTGTGATCAGCAAGGTGCCTGTCAGCGCCAGTTGTCACTGACAGAGCCACTTGCGCACTTAAAGCCAGGTGTATGGCATACTGTGGAACTGGCCCTGGATTGTGCTGCAGTCTCCTCTGCGAAAGAGATTTCAGATGCTGTGTTGTTTAGCTCAAGCGGCCAACATAGCCTGGCTGTGGCTGATATTGTGCTTTCTGCACAAAAGAGCACGGAAGCGGCGGCTAAGGACTTTGTGCTGATAGGTTGTGCCAATTAG
- a CDS encoding sensor histidine kinase, producing MLQSLSRNKLFWLCQAGGWAVYAVLTALMIKIPSQEPWQVGLPHLLLDTSFGFMLTLLLRHWYGRISVQETRLKILWHLLVLLLSCLIWTQWKWLTLQWLYGQIWQAMTWFDFGTWNSASLTILLTWTALYYASKATFETMEQRQKAAEAIHLAKEAQLKMLRYQLNPHFMFNSINAICTLILKQDNQHAVSMLEKLCDLLRYSLYTDPLAKVTVAEEIQILQTYFDVEQCRFRNKLNLSIVADEEVKHYLVPSLLLQPLAENALKHGMRMSQQSYAISVHFSLQNGQLQIRMLDNGSGFTEQPDAGSTGPSTGIGLHNCEERLALIYPDQSSFSFGNREEEGAWIQICIPKELAGGQKT from the coding sequence GTGTTGCAATCTTTGAGTCGTAATAAATTGTTCTGGCTTTGTCAGGCGGGCGGCTGGGCTGTGTATGCTGTGCTGACAGCCCTGATGATTAAAATTCCCAGTCAGGAACCCTGGCAGGTAGGCCTGCCTCATTTGCTGCTGGATACCAGCTTTGGTTTTATGCTAACCCTGCTGCTGCGGCACTGGTATGGCCGTATCAGTGTGCAGGAAACCCGCTTAAAAATTTTGTGGCATCTGCTGGTGCTCCTGTTGAGTTGCCTGATCTGGACACAATGGAAATGGCTGACCTTGCAATGGCTTTATGGCCAGATCTGGCAGGCCATGACTTGGTTTGATTTTGGCACCTGGAACTCAGCCTCATTAACCATTTTATTGACCTGGACTGCCTTGTATTACGCCTCCAAAGCCACTTTTGAAACCATGGAACAGCGGCAAAAAGCCGCAGAGGCTATTCATCTGGCCAAAGAAGCTCAGTTAAAAATGCTGCGCTATCAGTTGAATCCTCATTTTATGTTTAACAGCATTAATGCCATTTGCACCTTAATTTTAAAGCAGGACAATCAACATGCAGTGTCTATGCTGGAAAAGCTCTGTGATTTGCTGCGCTACAGCCTGTACACAGATCCGTTGGCGAAAGTGACAGTGGCGGAAGAAATACAAATTTTACAAACCTACTTTGATGTGGAGCAGTGTCGGTTCAGAAACAAGCTGAATCTATCTATTGTTGCTGATGAGGAGGTCAAACACTATCTGGTGCCTTCGTTATTACTGCAACCGCTGGCAGAAAATGCGCTGAAACATGGCATGCGTATGTCGCAACAAAGCTACGCCATTTCAGTTCACTTTAGTCTGCAAAACGGCCAGTTACAGATCCGAATGCTGGATAACGGCAGCGGTTTTACAGAACAACCTGATGCTGGCTCTACCGGTCCATCTACTGGTATAGGCCTGCATAATTGTGAAGAACGTTTAGCGCTGATTTACCCTGATCAAAGCTCCTTTAGTTTTGGCAACAGAGAGGAAGAGGGGGCCTGGATCCAGATCTGTATTCCAAAAGAATTAGCAGGCGGGCAAAAAACGTGA
- a CDS encoding TonB-dependent receptor: MHKRNALSLAIAMACAFSAVAQQADVNKSTTETTAQATANETELEVISVTATKRKTKLMETPVAISALSAAQLQQSGVNNVVDIANLVPGLDIAVSSEQAAPVITMRGIRSTNITELGDPAVGVHLDGIYSPRMQGALALMYDVERVEALRGPQGTLFGRNSTVGSINVLTAKPDMSSTFGNLNTEMGKFNAKSVGGMFNLAVSDDFAVRFSGKGLKRDSYVEGYFDPNQYDTRYLPAGVLDAEVISENSYQGIGQTLTQRENWWIDAAGTDPEAQKVRALTAADKSDFYNNANEHSFRVSTLWEPAAGNFSNHTVFQYYKNDSAGSVDMVNCDKLRGRPTEMGGDCSNFLPSDNTYQAVVNVPGKLELDITYLRNTLNYELTDELDLVWLAGYEDMKRQSAQDIETGLDVWDGAMFFLDGTGARSYSTELQLQSDELGDLVWIAGVNLFHEKTTTVGYYDNPMDDKAFWDQPDRSTDALAAFGQATYNLTSDLHLTLGYRFSDETKEDKGGRTLRCSNADGCAPGWFNRTVLSELPTNAFEDPSIYKSSFANDNKGSWKNNDFRLGLDYDFSENTMIYGYVASGFKAGGIGDVFEVVNDRTGQVQRIETQFDPEQVVTYELGTKTSLLDNSLNLQAVFFYTDYTDMQYASVGSVGTVERLAPVENPDGSPVLDENGQPVLDYRNMPVVAYYTQNVPGSTIKGLELEFDWKPYPAGRINGYVTYTDARVTEDWITKWDYDPEYLFGLSYEESIDPENDMLTTNLKGNQLAMVPKYTANLSYTHSFDLGSYGFIHGWFNVSWKDKSYNTIWNVDRHLDDMDFAVSDEAVGYIDDRRDAHTIANASLKYEPVGQVWFAELFVSNATDETVQQWSNTGKGFPKGSFNMPRYYGVRAGFNF; the protein is encoded by the coding sequence ATGCATAAACGTAACGCACTTTCGCTTGCGATAGCGATGGCATGCGCTTTTTCCGCCGTGGCACAGCAAGCTGATGTCAACAAAAGCACCACAGAAACTACAGCACAGGCCACTGCCAATGAAACCGAGCTGGAAGTCATTTCAGTCACGGCCACCAAACGCAAAACCAAACTGATGGAAACACCGGTGGCTATTTCAGCCCTGAGTGCAGCCCAACTGCAACAAAGCGGCGTTAACAATGTGGTGGATATCGCCAATTTAGTGCCGGGTCTGGACATCGCCGTTTCCTCAGAGCAGGCGGCTCCGGTTATTACCATGCGTGGTATTCGTTCCACCAACATTACTGAACTGGGTGACCCTGCTGTAGGCGTGCACCTGGACGGTATTTATTCACCACGTATGCAGGGCGCTCTGGCGTTGATGTATGACGTAGAGCGGGTTGAAGCTTTGCGTGGTCCGCAAGGGACTTTGTTTGGCCGTAACTCTACAGTCGGCAGCATTAACGTACTGACGGCCAAGCCGGATATGAGCAGCACTTTTGGTAACCTGAATACCGAGATGGGTAAATTTAATGCTAAAAGTGTGGGTGGCATGTTTAACCTGGCGGTATCAGATGATTTTGCCGTGCGTTTCTCCGGCAAAGGTCTGAAGCGTGATTCTTATGTCGAAGGCTACTTCGACCCGAACCAATATGACACCCGTTATCTGCCAGCTGGTGTGCTGGACGCAGAAGTCATTTCTGAAAACTCCTATCAGGGCATAGGCCAAACCTTGACCCAACGCGAAAACTGGTGGATAGATGCGGCAGGTACAGATCCTGAAGCACAAAAAGTGCGGGCTTTAACTGCGGCCGATAAAAGCGATTTTTACAACAACGCCAATGAGCATTCATTTCGCGTCAGCACCTTATGGGAACCTGCAGCAGGTAATTTCTCCAACCACACCGTTTTTCAGTATTACAAAAATGACAGTGCCGGTTCAGTGGACATGGTCAACTGTGACAAATTACGCGGCAGACCTACCGAGATGGGGGGCGATTGTTCTAATTTTTTACCAAGCGACAACACTTATCAAGCCGTGGTCAACGTGCCTGGTAAACTGGAATTGGACATTACCTATCTGCGTAACACTTTAAACTATGAACTGACCGACGAGCTGGATCTGGTCTGGTTGGCAGGCTATGAAGATATGAAGCGCCAATCGGCTCAGGATATTGAGACTGGCCTGGATGTTTGGGACGGCGCTATGTTTTTCCTCGATGGCACAGGTGCACGTTCTTACTCTACAGAGCTGCAACTGCAGTCGGATGAGCTGGGTGATTTAGTCTGGATTGCAGGCGTAAACCTGTTTCATGAAAAAACCACCACAGTGGGTTATTACGACAACCCTATGGATGATAAGGCGTTTTGGGATCAACCCGATCGTTCTACCGACGCTTTGGCGGCTTTTGGTCAGGCGACGTATAACTTAACTTCTGATCTGCACCTGACTCTGGGTTACCGTTTCAGTGACGAAACCAAAGAAGACAAAGGCGGCCGCACTCTGCGTTGTTCCAATGCCGATGGTTGTGCGCCGGGTTGGTTTAACCGCACTGTATTATCAGAATTACCGACCAATGCCTTTGAAGATCCGTCTATCTATAAATCGTCTTTTGCCAATGACAACAAAGGCAGTTGGAAAAACAATGATTTCCGTCTTGGCCTTGACTACGATTTCAGCGAAAACACCATGATCTATGGTTATGTAGCTTCAGGCTTTAAAGCTGGTGGTATAGGCGATGTGTTTGAAGTGGTTAATGACAGAACAGGTCAGGTACAACGTATTGAAACCCAGTTTGATCCTGAGCAGGTTGTGACTTATGAGTTGGGTACAAAAACCAGCTTGTTAGATAACTCGCTGAACTTACAAGCTGTGTTTTTCTATACCGACTACACAGATATGCAGTATGCCTCAGTGGGTTCTGTCGGCACTGTGGAACGTCTGGCTCCGGTAGAAAACCCGGATGGCAGCCCTGTGCTGGATGAAAACGGTCAGCCTGTGCTGGATTACCGCAATATGCCGGTAGTGGCTTACTACACTCAAAACGTACCGGGTTCGACCATCAAAGGTTTAGAGCTGGAATTTGACTGGAAACCTTATCCAGCAGGCCGTATCAATGGTTATGTCACCTACACCGATGCCCGCGTTACAGAAGATTGGATCACCAAGTGGGATTACGACCCTGAGTATCTGTTTGGTTTGTCTTATGAAGAGTCTATTGACCCTGAAAACGACATGCTGACCACTAACCTTAAAGGCAATCAGCTGGCGATGGTGCCGAAATACACTGCCAACTTAAGCTACACCCATAGCTTTGATTTGGGCAGCTACGGTTTTATCCACGGCTGGTTTAATGTGAGTTGGAAAGATAAGTCCTACAACACCATTTGGAACGTCGACAGACATCTGGACGATATGGACTTTGCAGTGTCTGACGAAGCTGTAGGTTATATAGACGATCGCAGAGACGCTCATACCATAGCCAACGCTTCACTGAAATATGAGCCGGTCGGCCAGGTCTGGTTTGCTGAACTCTTTGTCAGCAACGCCACGGACGAAACTGTCCAGCAATGGAGTAACACAGGTAAGGGCTTCCCCAAAGGCAGTTTTAATATGCCAAGGTATTACGGGGTGCGTGCAGGCTTTAACTTCTAA